One genomic window of Glycine soja cultivar W05 chromosome 9, ASM419377v2, whole genome shotgun sequence includes the following:
- the LOC114425104 gene encoding probable serine/threonine-protein kinase PIX7 isoform X1: MGFRNNAIQAGSLDVGKSKVSLQKDGAEKEIGCCVKFCFIGSCIPSRSKVDNSISGTSANSVEKTSASEKSKKETNAPPGSSTSTSNAESVPSTPKFSEELKVSSRLRKFTFNELKLATRNFRPESLLGEGGFGCVFKGWIEENGTAPVKPGTGLTVAVKTLNHDGLQGHKEWLAELDILGDLVHPNLVKLVGFCIEDDQRLLVYECMPRGSLENHLFRKGSLPLPWSIRMKIALGAAKGLTFLHEEAQRPVIYRDFKTSNILLDAEYNAKLSDFGLAKDGPEGEKTHISTRVMGTYGYAAPEYVMTGHLTSKSDVYSFGVVLLEMLTGRRSIDKNRPNGEHNLVEWARPVLGDRRMLLRIIDPRLEGHFSVKGSQKAAQLAAQCLSRDPKSRPMMSEVVQALKPLQNLKDMAISSYHFQVARVDRTMSMPKNGMQAQLASLSRKGQPVRILSSPKGPHGSPYHHYIKSPKPNG; encoded by the exons ATGGGGTTTAGGAATAATGCAATTCAGGCTGGGAGTTTGGATGTGGGAAAGTCAAAGGTAAGTTTGCAAAAGGATGGTGCTGAGAAGGAAATTGGGTGCTGTGTTAAATTCTGTTTCATTGGTAGCTGTATACCTTCAAGATCAAAGGTTGATAACTCCATAAGTGGCACTAGTGCTAACAGTG tgGAAAAAACATCTGCATCTGAGAAaagcaagaaggaaacaaatgcTCCTCCAGGGTCCTCTACATCAACCAGTAATGCAGAAAGTGTCCCTTCCACTCCAAAATTCAGTGAGGAGTTGAAGGTTTCTTCTCGTTTGAGAAAATTTACATTCAATGAGCTTAAATTGGCCACTAGGAATTTCAGGCCGGAGAGTCTTCTTGGCGAGGGAGGGTTTGGTTGTGTGTTCAAGGGTTGGATTGAGGAAAATGGAACTGCACCTGTGAAACCTGGTACTGGGCTTACTGTTGCAGTCAAGACCCTCAACCATGATGGACTGCAGGGTCACAAAGAGTGGCTT GCAGAGTTAGACATTCTTGGTGACCTTGTCCATCCGAATCTGGTCAAATTGGTTGGTTTCTGTATTGAAGATGACCAAAGATTATTGGTTTATGAATGTATGCCTCGTGGAAGTTTGGAGAACCACCTCTTCAGAA AAGGGTCGTTGCCTCTTCCTTGGTCTATTAGAATGAAAATTGCACTTGGTGCTGCAAAAGGTCTTACTTTTCTCCATGAAGAAGCTCAGAGGCCTGTAATCTATCGTGATTTTAAGACATCTAATATTCTGTTAGATGCG GAATACAATGCCAAACTCTCTGATTTTGGACTCGCCAAAGATGGTCCTGAAGGGGAAAAGACACACATATCAACAAGAGTCATGGGAACATATGGTTATGCAGCTCCTGAATATGTGATGACTG GACATTTGACATCAAAAAGTGATGTCTATAGTTTTGGAGTAGTGCTACTTGAAATGCTCACTGGCCGACGATCTATCGATAAAAATAGACCAAACGGGGAACACAATCTTGTGGAGTGGGCAAGACCTGTACTAGGAGACCGGAGGATGTTACTACGAATAATTGACCCTCGCCTTGAAGGTCACTTCTCTGTTAAAGGGTCACAGAAGGCTGCGCAGCTTGCTGCTCAATGCCTTAGCCGTGATCCGAAATCCAGACCTATGATGAGCGAAGTTGTTCAAGCTCTGAAGCCTTTGCAAAACCTCAAGGATATGGCTATCTCATCTTATCACTTCCAGGTTGCGCGAGTAGATCGTACCATGTCCATGCCTAAAAATGGTATGCAAGCACAGTTAGCATCTTTATCGAGGAAGGGTCAACCAGTGAGGATCTTGTCAAGTCCAAAAGGTCCTCATGGTTCTCCATATCATCACTATATCAAGTCACCAAAACCTAATGGATAA
- the LOC114425104 gene encoding probable serine/threonine-protein kinase PIX7 isoform X2 yields MGFRNNAIQAGSLDVGKSKVSLQKDGAEKEIGCCVKFCFIGSCIPSRSKVDNSISGTSANSVEKTSASEKSKKETNAPPGSSTSTSNAESVPSTPKFSEELKVSSRLRKFTFNELKLATRNFRPESLLGEGGFGCVFKGWIEENGTAPVKPGTGLTVAVKTLNHDGLQGHKEWLAELDILGDLVHPNLVKLVGFCIEDDQRLLVYECMPRGSLENHLFRRSLPLPWSIRMKIALGAAKGLTFLHEEAQRPVIYRDFKTSNILLDAEYNAKLSDFGLAKDGPEGEKTHISTRVMGTYGYAAPEYVMTGHLTSKSDVYSFGVVLLEMLTGRRSIDKNRPNGEHNLVEWARPVLGDRRMLLRIIDPRLEGHFSVKGSQKAAQLAAQCLSRDPKSRPMMSEVVQALKPLQNLKDMAISSYHFQVARVDRTMSMPKNGMQAQLASLSRKGQPVRILSSPKGPHGSPYHHYIKSPKPNG; encoded by the exons ATGGGGTTTAGGAATAATGCAATTCAGGCTGGGAGTTTGGATGTGGGAAAGTCAAAGGTAAGTTTGCAAAAGGATGGTGCTGAGAAGGAAATTGGGTGCTGTGTTAAATTCTGTTTCATTGGTAGCTGTATACCTTCAAGATCAAAGGTTGATAACTCCATAAGTGGCACTAGTGCTAACAGTG tgGAAAAAACATCTGCATCTGAGAAaagcaagaaggaaacaaatgcTCCTCCAGGGTCCTCTACATCAACCAGTAATGCAGAAAGTGTCCCTTCCACTCCAAAATTCAGTGAGGAGTTGAAGGTTTCTTCTCGTTTGAGAAAATTTACATTCAATGAGCTTAAATTGGCCACTAGGAATTTCAGGCCGGAGAGTCTTCTTGGCGAGGGAGGGTTTGGTTGTGTGTTCAAGGGTTGGATTGAGGAAAATGGAACTGCACCTGTGAAACCTGGTACTGGGCTTACTGTTGCAGTCAAGACCCTCAACCATGATGGACTGCAGGGTCACAAAGAGTGGCTT GCAGAGTTAGACATTCTTGGTGACCTTGTCCATCCGAATCTGGTCAAATTGGTTGGTTTCTGTATTGAAGATGACCAAAGATTATTGGTTTATGAATGTATGCCTCGTGGAAGTTTGGAGAACCACCTCTTCAGAA GGTCGTTGCCTCTTCCTTGGTCTATTAGAATGAAAATTGCACTTGGTGCTGCAAAAGGTCTTACTTTTCTCCATGAAGAAGCTCAGAGGCCTGTAATCTATCGTGATTTTAAGACATCTAATATTCTGTTAGATGCG GAATACAATGCCAAACTCTCTGATTTTGGACTCGCCAAAGATGGTCCTGAAGGGGAAAAGACACACATATCAACAAGAGTCATGGGAACATATGGTTATGCAGCTCCTGAATATGTGATGACTG GACATTTGACATCAAAAAGTGATGTCTATAGTTTTGGAGTAGTGCTACTTGAAATGCTCACTGGCCGACGATCTATCGATAAAAATAGACCAAACGGGGAACACAATCTTGTGGAGTGGGCAAGACCTGTACTAGGAGACCGGAGGATGTTACTACGAATAATTGACCCTCGCCTTGAAGGTCACTTCTCTGTTAAAGGGTCACAGAAGGCTGCGCAGCTTGCTGCTCAATGCCTTAGCCGTGATCCGAAATCCAGACCTATGATGAGCGAAGTTGTTCAAGCTCTGAAGCCTTTGCAAAACCTCAAGGATATGGCTATCTCATCTTATCACTTCCAGGTTGCGCGAGTAGATCGTACCATGTCCATGCCTAAAAATGGTATGCAAGCACAGTTAGCATCTTTATCGAGGAAGGGTCAACCAGTGAGGATCTTGTCAAGTCCAAAAGGTCCTCATGGTTCTCCATATCATCACTATATCAAGTCACCAAAACCTAATGGATAA